ACGGCGGGCAGCTGGTACGCCCCGGACAGCATCAGGCCGTGCAGGATGGTGGGAATGCCCGGCGCTGCCGTGGACAGATAGGCGCCCAGGTTGGCGTAGGTCCGCCCCCGCAGGCCCAGCAGCGTGCCGTCGGACCGCACGGCCAGCTCCACCTCGGTGACGTGGTCGCGGCCGTGGGCGGTGATCAGGTAGTTCTCCCGCCGGTCCTCCACCCACTTGACAGGGCGGCCCAGTTCGCGCGCGCAGAAGGCCACCACGGCCTCATCGGGGTACACGAAGATCTTGCTGCCGAATCCGCCGCCCACTTCGGGGGCGATCACCCGCAGCCGGTGCTCGGGAATGCCCAGCACGCCCGAGAGGATGACCCGGTGGATGTGGGGGTTCTGGCTGGTGACCCACAGGGTCAGCTCTCCGGTGGCCGCGCGGTAGTCGGCCACGGCTGCCCGGGGCTCCATGGCATTGGGGATCAGGCGCTGGTTGATCAGGCGCTGGCGGATCACCCGGTCGGCCCGGGCGAACGCGTCGGCCACGTCGCCCCCGGAGACTTTCCACCGGAAGGCGATGTTGGAGGGCACGCCGTCGTGCAGCTGGGGCGCGCCGGGCTGGACCGCCTTCTCGGCCTCGGCCACGGCCGGCAGGACTTCGTAGTCCACCTGGATCACAGCCGCCGCATCCCGGGCCGCGGCGCGGTCCTCGGCCACCACCACGGCCACCGCGTCGCCCACATAGCGCACCCGGTCGGTGGCCAGGGCCGGGTGGGGCGGGGTCTTCAGGTCGGCGTTGGGGACGAGCCAGGCGCAGGGCAGCGGGTTCACCTTGCCGGCCAGGTCAGCCCCCGTGAACACCGCCGCCACCCCCGGCACCCGCCGGGCGGCGGCAGTGTCCACGCGGCGGATGCGGGCGTGGGCGTGCGGGCTGCGCACGAACACGGCGTGCAGCAGCCCGGGCAGCCGGACGTCGTCGGTGTAGGTGCCCCGCCCCGTGACCAGCCGGGGGTCTTCGCGCCGCCGGACGCTGGCGCCAAACAGTGTGGTCACGGCCATGTCAGTCCCCCTCCTTTGCTCCTCCTGTGACCGGGGCCGCCGCGCGCCGGGGGATGGCGGGAAGGTGCTGCTCGCGCAGCTTGCGCGCCGCCGACGTGATGGCGTTGACGATGTGCTGGTAGCCGGTGCACCGACAGAGGTTGCCCTCCAGGCCGTGGCGGATCTGCTCGTCGGTGGGATCGGGGTGGCGCTCCAGGATCTGCAGCGCCGTGAGCATCATGCCGGGCGTGCAGAACCCGCACTGCAGCCCGTGCTCCTCCCAGAACGCCTCCTGGATGGGGTGGAGCGTGCCGTCTTGGGCCAGGCCCTCCACCGTCACAATCTCGGCGCCGTCGGCCTGCGCCGCGAGGACCGTACAGGACTTGACGGCCAGCCCGTCCATCAGCACGGTGCACGTCCCGCAGGACGTGGTGTCGCAGCCGATGTGGGTGCCGGTCAGGCCCAGGACATCCCGGAGGTAGTAGACCAGCAGCAGGCGGGGTTCCACCTCATGCTGGTAGGTGACACCGTTGACGGTAACCGAGATCGGAACCTTCACCCTCTCACCTCCCCGGGT
This genomic interval from Armatimonadota bacterium contains the following:
- a CDS encoding (2Fe-2S)-binding protein, translated to MKVPISVTVNGVTYQHEVEPRLLLVYYLRDVLGLTGTHIGCDTTSCGTCTVLMDGLAVKSCTVLAAQADGAEIVTVEGLAQDGTLHPIQEAFWEEHGLQCGFCTPGMMLTALQILERHPDPTDEQIRHGLEGNLCRCTGYQHIVNAITSAARKLREQHLPAIPRRAAAPVTGGAKEGD